One region of Triticum aestivum cultivar Chinese Spring chromosome 6B, IWGSC CS RefSeq v2.1, whole genome shotgun sequence genomic DNA includes:
- the LOC123136737 gene encoding protein ABHD18 isoform X1, with protein sequence MVSVNVGLVHYVLDHIYGTLLHRTKLGTPFFSKGWGGTKLDLLERMVKQLFPEAPCQNWPPTAVQPKWKTVWETKNSCLREGVFRTTCDERLIDALPPESHNARVAFLTPKDVSPEKMACVVHLAGTGDHSFERRLRLGAPLLKDNIATMVLESPYYGQRRPSMQHGAKLQCVSDLLLLGKATIDEARSLLYWLQAEAGYGKMGICGLSMGGVHAAMVGSLHPTPIATLPFLAPHSAVVPFCEGLYRHATAWEALREDAAALAKDATSLTEDAASGITIEQVKDRLRSVLSLTDVTRFPLPKNPQAVIFVGATDDGYIPRHSVMELQKAWPGSEVRWVTGGHVSSFLLHNDSFRKAIVDALDRL encoded by the exons ATGGTATCAGTGAATGTTGGGTTAGTACATTATGTATTGGACCATATATATGGAACTCTCCTTCATCGCACGAAATTAGGAACACCATTTTTCTCAAAGGGATGGGGAGGTACCAAACTTGATTTGTTAGAGAGGATGGTGAAGCAGCTTTTCCCCGAAGCACCTTGCCAGAACTGGCCACCAACTGCTGTGCAGCCTAAATGGAAAACAGTTTGGGAGACAAAGAACTCTTGTCTTCGAGAGGGTGTTTTCCGGACAACATGTGATGAGAGACTCATTGATGCATTGCCTCCTGAGAGCCACAATGCAAGAGTCGCTTTTCTTACACCCAAGGATGTCTCACCAGAGAAGATGGCTTGCGTGGTCCATCTGGCAG GCACCGGTGATCACTCATTTGAGAGAAGGCTCCGGCTTGGTGCACCTCTTTTGAAGGACAATATTGCAACCATGGTTCTTGAGAG CCCCTATTATGGACAACGACGTCCTAGCATGCAGCATGGGGCCAAGCTTCAATGTGTGAGTGACTTGCTACTCTTAGGAAAAGCCACTATTGATGAAGCTCGCAGCCTCTTATACTGGTTGCAGGCTGAGGCTGGttatggcaagatgggcatatgtgGGCTCAGCATGG GCGGTGTACATGCTGCAATGGTTGGATCCTTGCATCCTACGCCAATTGCCACACTACCATTTCTTGCTCCACATTCTGCTGTGGTACCTTTCTGTGAAGGACTTTACAGACATGCCACAGCTTGGGAAGCTCTGAGAGAAGATGCAGCAGCATTAGCTAAAGATGCAACTTCTTTGACCGAAGATGCGGCATCCGGAATCACCATTGAGCAAGTAAAAGACAGATTACGGTCAGTGCTGTCTCTGACGGACGTCACTCGATTTCCCCTACCAAAGAATCCACAGGCTGTCATTTTTGTTGGTGCGACG GATGACGGTTATATTCCTAGACACTCGGTGATGGAGCTCCAGAAGGCATGGCCGGGCTCAGAAGTCCGGTGGGTGACGGGAGGCCATGTGTCCTCTTTTTTACTCCACAACGACTCGTTTCGCAAGGCCATCGTGGATGCCCTTGACAGATTATAA
- the LOC123136737 gene encoding protein ABHD18 isoform X2, giving the protein MVSVNVGLVHYVLDHIYGTLLHRTKLGTPFFSKGWGGTKLDLLERMVKQLFPEAPCQNWPPTAVQPKWKTVWETKNSCLREGVFRTTCDERLIDALPPESHNARVAFLTPKDVSPEKMACVVHLAGTGDHSFERRLRLGAPLLKDNIATMVLESPYYGQRRPSMQHGAKLQCVSDLLLLGKATIDEARSLLYWLQAEAGYGKMGICGLSMGGVHAAMVGSLHPTPIATLPFLAPHSAVVPFCEGLYRHATAWEALREDAAALAKDATSLTEDAASGITIEQVKDRLRMTVIFLDTR; this is encoded by the exons ATGGTATCAGTGAATGTTGGGTTAGTACATTATGTATTGGACCATATATATGGAACTCTCCTTCATCGCACGAAATTAGGAACACCATTTTTCTCAAAGGGATGGGGAGGTACCAAACTTGATTTGTTAGAGAGGATGGTGAAGCAGCTTTTCCCCGAAGCACCTTGCCAGAACTGGCCACCAACTGCTGTGCAGCCTAAATGGAAAACAGTTTGGGAGACAAAGAACTCTTGTCTTCGAGAGGGTGTTTTCCGGACAACATGTGATGAGAGACTCATTGATGCATTGCCTCCTGAGAGCCACAATGCAAGAGTCGCTTTTCTTACACCCAAGGATGTCTCACCAGAGAAGATGGCTTGCGTGGTCCATCTGGCAG GCACCGGTGATCACTCATTTGAGAGAAGGCTCCGGCTTGGTGCACCTCTTTTGAAGGACAATATTGCAACCATGGTTCTTGAGAG CCCCTATTATGGACAACGACGTCCTAGCATGCAGCATGGGGCCAAGCTTCAATGTGTGAGTGACTTGCTACTCTTAGGAAAAGCCACTATTGATGAAGCTCGCAGCCTCTTATACTGGTTGCAGGCTGAGGCTGGttatggcaagatgggcatatgtgGGCTCAGCATGG GCGGTGTACATGCTGCAATGGTTGGATCCTTGCATCCTACGCCAATTGCCACACTACCATTTCTTGCTCCACATTCTGCTGTGGTACCTTTCTGTGAAGGACTTTACAGACATGCCACAGCTTGGGAAGCTCTGAGAGAAGATGCAGCAGCATTAGCTAAAGATGCAACTTCTTTGACCGAAGATGCGGCATCCGGAATCACCATTGAGCAAGTAAAAGACAGATTACG GATGACGGTTATATTCCTAGACACTCGGTGA